From the genome of Capsicum annuum cultivar UCD-10X-F1 chromosome 4, UCD10Xv1.1, whole genome shotgun sequence:
ATTTTGCAtggttttcttatttatttttccaaCTATGCCCTCATGTAATATTTTCTATTCCTAATTTACCCTTTACCCTATATTATTTACAACTttaatatgtcataatttttatgcacgaaccaaatcaaacaaaaaaaattattattaaacagTAGTGAACGATACAGTTTATTCAAACATAGTATTGTACCATACCatactataccataccatactatGTTGTATCatacattatgaaatcatgacaaaccaccatccaaacaagctgTTAGGAGAGtcgtccgaacccccttcgacgaaaaaatatactatatatacatgattacaattattttttatgtgattatagcaaatgttgaaccccttcgactTGAATATTAAATCCTTGAAATCTTGACTCCGCCTCTGCTCATCGGATGTGAGCCGCTTCCTATACTCTTTGGTTTATCTATCCTAACTCCTAAGCAACAAGCGAAAGTAGGTCAAATTCGAACGGAGCCAAAATGATTTAGTTAATAAATGAGCGGATCATTAAGCCGCCCAAATTTGATTAGGTTTAACAAGCCCGTCATGGGCTAATTTTATGACCCTAGATGTTGATGATGAGATATGTATTCTCAATGAAGAAAAACCATAGTGTTATAtgatcacttctttttttttttccttcatttcttAATTCTAAATGAATAGGCAAATTAGgaacaagaagaaaattagaaCCAAAGTTAACAAGAGTACTCCAATAACCCTAGCTTTACATTGTAAATTTCTCAAATCACAATCAAAGGGTTCGAATAAATCAACCCCATTTTTTTGCTCTACATAAATTTGTATGTGCGAAATTTCAGAATCACCAAAACTAAcacataccaaaaaaaaaaaaaatctacaaattaaactcttgaaaattaattaactAGAGACTTCATCCAAGAGCTTGTATCTTCTTACCCTATTTTTAATTACCTTTCTTGTAATCCCTCTATTTGACATTTCTTCTGATTTTGTCCtccttattttttcttcaatattcaCCTTTTTTCTAGCATCCACTAATGAGGGagacttttgtaattttttgatGGGATTATTTTTCTTGACAAGTTGAACCTTCAAATTAGTACAACTCTTTAATTTCCCCTTTGGACTTGTTCTTCCAATAATATCATTTTCATTTCTAATCAtcaattttttcttcaactttgaACCATCTTGAATATTATGATCACTTGCAGTATTTttacatgatgatgatgaatttgaagaattttgtgttCTTTCTCCAGAAATCTCTTTTGGACTCAAACACCAATTACAAATTCTGTAAGACTCAGCTTTTGGATACAAATTGCTACAATATctgcagaagaagaagaatgaaaaaaggaATAATTAAAGGAGGCCtttaatcattatattttcaaaaaatccaagaaaatcGATTAATTAACAAAACTAAATTACAACTCCATCGTttcatatatatatgatatatacaatataatcCAACTATCAATCAATTTATTAAAAACACAAAACAGTGAATCAGAAATGTCACGGAGTCTCTAGCTCCTCGGAAAATAAACTAAATAGCATAATTAAAAAAgctttttcattttttggaaaatatttcaaGTGAGTAATACCTGTGTTGAGATCTAAAATGGCAAATTTTGCATTTGAAAAGCTCAGAAGATAAACCATAATCTCCACACATGCAGCACTCAGTGGCTCCTCCTCCTTTGTTGATTGTCATATTTGTGTATCATTTCTCTTATTATATGGACTATCAATTCCCCCTTTTCTAAGGGATTTTAATTGTATGTAATTTATATTGcacaaatatatgtatatatatatatatatatatatatatagatgttgTATGTATACGTGTGTTTGAGGGTGTGGGAGTTGGGGTAGGGGTCTAGCAGATTGTCTGCcacacaagaaaagaaaaagatggtACGTTTTATCTTTCTTTTCCACCTCTTTGTTAATAGCACGTTTGATCCCTtgattattgataaattttaattttagtccGCGTTGCAA
Proteins encoded in this window:
- the LOC107867395 gene encoding uncharacterized protein LOC107867395; its protein translation is MTINKGGGATECCMCGDYGLSSELFKCKICHFRSQHRYCSNLYPKAESYRICNWCLSPKEISGERTQNSSNSSSSCKNTASDHNIQDGSKLKKKLMIRNENDIIGRTSPKGKLKSCTNLKVQLVKKNNPIKKLQKSPSLVDARKKVNIEEKIRRTKSEEMSNRGITRKVIKNRVRRYKLLDEVSS